CCGCTCAACTGCGCCGATGTGTTCACGAAATCCCAACCGCTCATCCACTCATAAAAGGCGTCTTGCTCGGGGCAGAGCCCGGTGAAGCGATTCAGCGAGGGATTGTTCCAGACGTCTTGGCCCAGCACGCGCACGGTCCCCTGGCTGGGATAAAGCTGGCCGGTCGCCAATTGCAGCAGCGTGGATTTGCCGGCGCCGTTCGGGCCGAGCAGCCCCGTCACGCCGGCGGAAATCTGGATCGTCAACTTGTTGAGACCGATGACGTTGCCGTACCACTTGGAGACTTCGTGGAAGGCGACGATCGATTTCACTTCAGCCGATCCAACGACCTGACTCGGAAGTGCAGAATGCATACGGAAAGTCCAAACAACACGGCCAGCACACCGGCCGACCAATACCAGGGATACTGCGGACCCGAAAAGAACTGTAAGAATGCAAATCGTTCACGGGGCGGAAGGTTCTGACTCAGCGATTCCAAACGATCGTCGGTTCCCAACAATTGTCGACCGATCCGCGATAGATTGCCGGTGTAGGAAATCATTGGTCGCCAGTCGGTGGCGGAGGCCGCGCGCTCTTCCTTCGCGACTTCCTCCCAGACCTGCCGTCGGTCGAACTGTCCCTGTGCAAGGGAGGGGTCCATTGGCTCCGATCGAATCTCCTGGAATCGCTCATGGCGCTCCACTGATTGAAGGGCCGTTGCGACGAGGCCACTCACGAACCAAATTGCCATCCACAAGAGCGCAATGTATCGCGTGTTTCGCGACAGCGAGGAAAGGGCAAGAATCAATGTGCCCGCGGAAAGGACGACGACCGCTCCATAGGCGATGCCTGCAAGCAAAATCGGAAATGTGTCGCTAACAATCGTAATATCGAGGCTGAAAAGCATGCCGAGGATATACGCAATCAACGCCGGCACAACCATGATCATCCCGAGCAGCGCCCCGATCACGCCGAGCTTGCCGAAGAAATAGTCGATCCGGCGCAGGGGCCGCGAGAAATAGAGGGGCAGGGCATTGAATCGTAAGTCCTGGCTGATCAGATTGCGTCCCACGAGCACGATCAGGATCATCGAGAACGTCAACTCCGCCGAGACAAAATAACTATAGCAAAGCGTCCAAATCTCGATTCGGTAATGACGCGGATCGGCAACGACTTGCGTTCCAAGTAAGCGTTGCAACGGCTCCAGCAGTGCAACGACGAGATCGGATTTTCGCTCCAGCAAGCCCCACAAGCACAAGACGAACACAAGCCCCAGTGCTGGCAGCCATGACAGCGTGAGCACCCGGCGCACCCAGAGGTCTTTCATCCCGACGCGCACGCCGTGCCGCGCGATCGTCAGCCAGCGCCAGGCATGGCCCGACAACTCGCCCGACCAGTGTTGATAGCCTTGATCAAAGATGGGCACTGGGTTGCTCCACGGCTTTCAAGAAGACCTCTTCGAGCGTGCTGCGCTGCGGCCGCAGATGGCGGATTTGCTGCCGCTCGGCGGCGGCCGCCTCCCAGAGCATCTGCGGCGAGCGTCCTTCCGGCAATTCCACGACCAGCATGTCGTCGCGCGTTTCGGCCGAGCAGCCGAGGGAGACCAATCGGCTGACGAACGGCGCCGGTTCGGCCTTGAGCCGCACCTCGAAGCGCTGCCGGTGAACTTGCTTAAGCTGTTGAATGTTTCCCGCCGTCAGCACCTTCCCGCTGCCCAACACGACGACATAATCGCAAACTGCTTCGACGTCGGGCAGCAGATGGCTCGAAAACAGCAGGCTCATCCCCTTGTTGCGCGCCAAATCCCGCGACAGCTCGAGCAGCTCCTCGCGGCCGGCGGGATCCATGCCGTTGGTCGGTTCGTCGAGAATCAGCAGCTTGGGATCATGGATGATGGCCGAGGCCAGCTTCAACCGCTGCTTCATGCCGGTCGAATACGTCTCGACATTGCGGTAGCGGGCTTCGCCGAGCCCAACGTAGTCGAGCACTTCGTGGGCTCGCTGCAAACCGTCTTTGCGCGGCATGCCCCCCAGCTCGCCGGCAAAGGCCACGAACTCGACGCCGACCACTTGCGGGAACAGGCACTCGTCTTCCGGCGAAAACCCCACTTCGCGCCGGATATCTAGCTGGCGGCGGCGAAAATCCATGTCGAGGATTTCCCCCGAGCCCTTGTCGATCGAGATCAGCCCCAGCAAGGTGCGGATGAGCGTCGTCTTGCCGGAGCCGTTTGGTCCCAACAGGCCGATGGCCCCGGCCGGGACGCTCACCGAGAGCTGGTCGAGCGCCGTCACCGGACCGTAGGTCTTGGTCACGTCTTGGAGTTGGAATAACATGCGGCGCGGCGATTAGGGCGATGGATGGGTTGGTCCCAAAGACAATACCCTATTCGCCGCCGGAATGCCAATCTTGGCAAAGCAGGAATCGTCGCGCCGGTGCGAATCGAGAAATGGCGGCAGGAAGCTACGACTTCAATCGTGCCTGTCAGGATCGCACGAATCCGCCAAAGCAGCTAACGCCGGCGATGGCCGCAAAGATGCTCGAAGGTTCTTAGAACGTGATCGTGTAACGGGCCCCGACGACGTCAGCAGTCGCTTGATTCGGCTCTGGCAAGAGCCAATGTTCGAGGTCGATCATGAGTAGACTCTGACGCCAGAGTTCGAAATTGATTCCAACGGTCAGCCGTTCGACGTCAAAGGTCCCCGTGGGCAGAGAGCTGCCGGGCGGTGGCAGCAGGCTGCGCCGGCTTTGCGAGTCGTAGCGCACGAGAAAACTCACGTGGCAATCGTTATAGGGCCGCGCCTCCGCTTCGATGTAATATCCCTGTACGGCTTCGGCGATGACTCCAAATCCGTTGTTCACGAACGCAGCGCGGTCGCTCTCGCGCCTGGCGAACTCGGCCTGGAATCGGATCAGTTTCTCGTAGTGCGCCTGAACGTCGAAGCCGTAAATAATGTAATCGAGCCCCCCGGGGAAGCCGGAAGTGTTGGGGTCGTCGAAGCGGCCGGCAGTAACCGACGTTCCGAAGCGAATGTTGGGGTCCCCAAACGTGAGCCGCCCACCGCCGCTCACTTTGTTATTGTTGTCGAGAAGACTCCGAGTCTGGATGAAATCGATGCCATCAGTATTGCCTTGCAGGCCGTTGACGGCGTACGTGTCGATCGTCGCCGTGATGGGCCCACTCCGGCAACACCCCAGCGGAATATCCAGGTTGAGATTGACGCCTTCGTCAGCATCGGGCATCGGCAAAACGGGAAAACCCAGGTCCGCGTTAAACAGGCGTTCGCCCATATTGAAGATCAGGGGGGGCGACACGGTGTAATAAAGGCCGGGGTTGACTTGCGCCGAGAAGGCCCCGAACGGGATTACAAAGCGTCCAGCGTCGATGCCTCCCTTCATACCATGCACGTGCGGGTCGAGGAATTGCGACAGATCCACCCGAACGGCCACCTCGAGCGGGTCGATTCGACTGATCTGGGCTGGCTCCTGCACGCCGTGACAAGTGATGCACAGCGTGATGCGTGCGCTGACGACCTTGCTTTGCCAACTCGCACCGAAAAACGCGAGCGGTCCGAAATCGGGGTTTTGCACGTGGCTGTTGCCGCCCCGCCAAAGCGGCGACAGAGTGGCAAAGGCCGAGACCGACGATTCATCGGCGGAGGAGCCAGTATTTCCGGGCGCAGTTGCGGTCTGACCTCCCGACGCGGTCGCATTGCGGGAGGCAAGGTAGACTGCGATCGGCTCGATCTCCTCTGACGCTACATCCGAATCGCGCTTTGTGGCCATGCGCCGTACCGTAGCGCGCCAGCCAGCAAGATCCTTCGTGCGTTCGAGGGCGCGAGCGGCATCGTGGCACGTCGTGCAACTGCGCTCAAAGGCGGCTTGCCCCACGCTGACAACGGCCGGATCGAACGTTTGGGCTGGAGCCGCGCCGGTTCCGCCGTTTGCGTCCTTTGCCGGCAAGTCACTCGCCTTCGCTTGAGAAGCCTGCGGTACGTCGGGGGCTTCCTGACCCTTCTTGGAAGAGTCCACCTCGTCGGCGCGAGTCAACTGGATAATCAAGACCAAGACGAAGGTGGCCAATCCAACAACAAAACCCGGCAAACGCCGCGTTGGGGGTCTGTCCGTCTTGCCTCGTCCTCGCATTTTTGCTGACATCCGTGTCCAAAATGCGCGCCCCTGTCATTATTATCGTCACAATCCATACGGTCGCTAGAGTCAACCTAAATTACTTGCTACGATCGCTGTTAACGATAGCTCAATCTCTATGCTGCCGTCCACCGCGCGTGCGCCTCCAGGGGGCGGCAGTCCAAAAGGATCACGAGCGCGCGGCCGCGAGTCGAGCCGCTCTCTGGCCGATGAGCGCAACGCCACCGATTACCAGCAAGATCAAGGTCGATGGCTCAGGAACTGATCCAAAGTCGTTCTCCCCTTCGGGATTCCGCATTGACAGCGCAGCCTGATCGGCGCCGCCGCCATTAAGATTCTCCAAAGGGGAGGAGACGATGCCGTCGGCTCCAAACGGGCTTTCGGGCGCGACTGAAGCGGATGACGCCGGGTCCCAGAGCGAATTCGAAGTAATGTCGATCATAGGATTCCCCGAAGCGTCGGACGCGGCAATTGTCACGATCGCGGGGCTCGTCGCTGTGCCTCCAATGAGGAGCGCGCTTTGGACAATGTGATTGGCTGTCAAGCTGCTGCCAGCGTTGACCTGCGTACTGCCCGTGCCCCCGATGTTGCCCACGACTTGGTTGGTTCCGGAAACGAGAACCCCGGCCGGGGAAGTGCTGCTATTGGAAATATTGACTCGGTTCAAGCCCGAAGCCAGGGCAGCGACGCTTCCGGCCAACTCCAACGTCGCGCCGCTCGCTACGTTGGCGGCGGCGCCTGTGCCAACGCTCGCCGCCCCGGAGGTGGCCTTGAACCGTAATGTGCCGCCATTGATCTGGAACGTCGAATTGTTGCTCAACGTCGGCGCCGTGTCGAATTCCAAAGTTCCGGCGGTGACGGTCGTACCGCCGGAGTATGTGTTCGCGCCCGAGAGAATCCAGACGCCTGCGCCGCTCTTTGACACCGCCAGAAGCCCCGCGCCGTGATCGGCCAAAACGCCATGGATCGTGTTCGTTCCGGTATTGCCACCGTTTAGCGCGAGCGTCGTGGTGCCTGTGGTCGGACCCGGCGTGATGCCGCCGCCAAAGTTCAGCGTGGCGGTCGTGCTCGTTGCGCCGCTTGTAAACGCATAGCTCCCTTCCAACACTAACGGCGCGTTTACTGTCTCCGCGTTGGCCACTGTCGATGTCGCTTGAATCGTGCCACCGGCCGTCAACAACAGGGACGGACCTCCCGAGACGCCGATGATGAGGGAATTGACGTTCGGCGTATCGAACGTGATGTTCTGCAGGTTGCGGCCAGCGTCTATGACAAGCGGCGAATTGGCGGCGTTTTGGCTAAAGGTAGCGGTGTCGGTATTCGTCGTGCCGCTGGTGGCACCAGGCACCGCCCCGTTCCAATTTCCGCTGGCGGCCCAACTCGTACTGCTCGCGCCAGTCCAAACGTCTGCCACGACCACTTTGCCCGTCTGTCCGGCAAAGTTCTGGGGATTGTTGACGATGTTGGTCCCGCCGGTAAACAGTCTTGCCATCGTCCCGTCCGTCGGCAACGCCGTGTAAGTGCCAGAGTTGGCGCCGAAGAAGGCGATCGACCCGCCGCCGGAAAAGAGGAATCCGTTGGGCATGATGAAGTCGGGCGCCGGCGCGCCCGCCGCTTGGATGCCGGCGGTACCGATCAAGAATTCCCTGTTGGTGGTGTCGGGCG
The Pirellulales bacterium DNA segment above includes these coding regions:
- a CDS encoding ABC transporter permease subunit, which codes for MPIFDQGYQHWSGELSGHAWRWLTIARHGVRVGMKDLWVRRVLTLSWLPALGLVFVLCLWGLLERKSDLVVALLEPLQRLLGTQVVADPRHYRIEIWTLCYSYFVSAELTFSMILIVLVGRNLISQDLRFNALPLYFSRPLRRIDYFFGKLGVIGALLGMIMVVPALIAYILGMLFSLDITIVSDTFPILLAGIAYGAVVVLSAGTLILALSSLSRNTRYIALLWMAIWFVSGLVATALQSVERHERFQEIRSEPMDPSLAQGQFDRRQVWEEVAKEERAASATDWRPMISYTGNLSRIGRQLLGTDDRLESLSQNLPPRERFAFLQFFSGPQYPWYWSAGVLAVLFGLSVCILHFRVRSLDRLK
- a CDS encoding ABC transporter ATP-binding protein, with translation MLFQLQDVTKTYGPVTALDQLSVSVPAGAIGLLGPNGSGKTTLIRTLLGLISIDKGSGEILDMDFRRRQLDIRREVGFSPEDECLFPQVVGVEFVAFAGELGGMPRKDGLQRAHEVLDYVGLGEARYRNVETYSTGMKQRLKLASAIIHDPKLLILDEPTNGMDPAGREELLELSRDLARNKGMSLLFSSHLLPDVEAVCDYVVVLGSGKVLTAGNIQQLKQVHRQRFEVRLKAEPAPFVSRLVSLGCSAETRDDMLVVELPEGRSPQMLWEAAAAERQQIRHLRPQRSTLEEVFLKAVEQPSAHL
- a CDS encoding autotransporter-associated beta strand repeat-containing protein, which translates into the protein MWSAVVVGSLTIAPTARAAFHLWNISELYTNSSGTLQFIELSTTASGQSFVGGHSIQITFGSTHTFTIPSNLPTSPDTTNREFLIGTAGIQAAGAPAPDFIMPNGFLFSGGGSIAFFGANSGTYTALPTDGTMARLFTGGTNIVNNPQNFAGQTGKVVVADVWTGASSTSWAASGNWNGAVPGATSGTTNTDTATFSQNAANSPLVIDAGRNLQNITFDTPNVNSLIIGVSGGPSLLLTAGGTIQATSTVANAETVNAPLVLEGSYAFTSGATSTTATLNFGGGITPGPTTGTTTLALNGGNTGTNTIHGVLADHGAGLLAVSKSGAGVWILSGANTYSGGTTVTAGTLEFDTAPTLSNNSTFQINGGTLRFKATSGAASVGTGAAANVASGATLELAGSVAALASGLNRVNISNSSTSPAGVLVSGTNQVVGNIGGTGSTQVNAGSSLTANHIVQSALLIGGTATSPAIVTIAASDASGNPMIDITSNSLWDPASSASVAPESPFGADGIVSSPLENLNGGGADQAALSMRNPEGENDFGSVPEPSTLILLVIGGVALIGQRAARLAAARS